A window from Deltaproteobacteria bacterium encodes these proteins:
- a CDS encoding TraB/GumN family protein yields the protein MKRKTSSLRLIVSILFLIVTFICTTYTFSYAEKSFLWRVQSKRSTVYILGSIHLLKKDIYPLSRTIENAFEKSDVLAVEADINDIGRLNIQKLMESAFYSGNDTLEKHVSRSTFDTIKEQTERLGLPVEFVYNQKPWFLGLTLSSVELMKAGYDPNYGMDKYFLSKAAGTKKILELESLDYQIDLLSGLNDDEQELFLLYTLKDLKILTQEVDNLVEAWQAGAVESMERTVTKSFTEDRRFSGIYDKLIYKRNRNMALKIEGFLKTNGNYFVVVGAAHLLGDRGIVQLLKGRGYSVEQL from the coding sequence ATGAAAAGAAAAACATCAAGTCTTCGCCTTATTGTTTCAATCCTTTTTTTAATCGTCACATTTATCTGTACCACTTATACTTTTTCTTACGCTGAGAAGAGCTTCTTGTGGCGCGTTCAATCAAAAAGAAGCACTGTTTATATACTCGGTTCAATCCATCTTTTGAAAAAAGATATCTACCCGCTTAGCAGGACAATAGAGAATGCTTTTGAAAAGTCTGATGTTTTAGCAGTAGAGGCAGACATCAATGATATTGGCCGGTTGAATATTCAGAAATTGATGGAAAGCGCTTTCTACTCAGGCAATGATACCCTGGAGAAACACGTTTCCCGAAGTACCTTCGACACGATTAAAGAGCAAACAGAAAGGCTTGGTTTGCCCGTTGAGTTTGTCTATAACCAGAAGCCGTGGTTCCTGGGATTGACGTTGTCATCAGTGGAACTTATGAAAGCCGGATATGACCCTAATTATGGGATGGACAAGTATTTTCTTTCAAAAGCGGCAGGCACGAAAAAAATCTTGGAACTTGAGAGTCTTGATTATCAGATTGATCTTCTCTCCGGCTTAAACGATGACGAACAAGAATTGTTTTTGTTATATACATTGAAAGATTTAAAAATACTTACGCAAGAAGTTGATAACCTGGTGGAGGCATGGCAGGCCGGAGCCGTGGAGAGCATGGAGAGGACAGTAACAAAAAGCTTCACTGAAGATAGAAGATTTTCCGGTATTTATGATAAGCTGATCTATAAGAGAAACAGAAACATGGCACTAAAAATAGAAGGTTTCCTGAAAACAAACGGAAACTATTTTGTTGTTGTCGGGGCAGCCCATCTCTTGGGAGATAGAGGGATTGTCCAGTTATTGAAAGGAAGGGGCTATTCTGTAGAGCAATTGTGA
- a CDS encoding DUF5329 family protein — protein sequence MKKILVTAFVILALFSGAVSAQDNIEKKKIEFLISSVENLKGAKFIRNGSEHDGKEAAEHLRMKLQNVVVVQTADDFIRLCASKSSITGKPYMIRSSDGKTITSEEYFRKKLKEYYSTVK from the coding sequence ATGAAAAAGATATTGGTCACAGCATTTGTAATCCTGGCGCTATTTTCCGGGGCGGTCAGCGCCCAGGATAATATAGAAAAAAAGAAAATCGAATTTTTAATATCCTCCGTAGAGAATTTAAAAGGAGCAAAATTTATCAGAAACGGCTCAGAGCATGATGGGAAGGAAGCCGCGGAGCATTTACGAATGAAACTTCAAAACGTTGTTGTGGTCCAAACCGCTGATGATTTTATAAGGCTATGCGCTTCCAAATCTTCTATTACCGGCAAACCGTATATGATCAGATCATCTGATGGGAAGACCATAACATCAGAAGAATATTTTCGAAAAAAACTAAAGGAATATTATTCAACCGTAAAATAA
- a CDS encoding putative toxin-antitoxin system toxin component, PIN family yields the protein MNIVIDTNVLVAGLLSPFGACGEIVRLISSGELTLYFDARILSEYSEVLHRPKFNFEEEKVAAILDYIVYRGQAVAPSPITNSLPDPDDEPFLETALAGHAACLVTGNQSHFPAELCQGIKVLSPKEFLIFYKEQRVE from the coding sequence ATGAACATCGTCATAGACACCAATGTTCTTGTCGCGGGTCTTTTATCGCCGTTTGGGGCTTGTGGCGAAATCGTCCGCCTGATTTCATCCGGTGAACTGACACTTTATTTTGATGCCCGTATTCTATCTGAGTACAGTGAAGTGTTGCACCGCCCTAAGTTTAACTTTGAAGAAGAAAAGGTGGCTGCAATTCTTGACTATATTGTGTATCGTGGCCAGGCAGTGGCGCCTTCTCCTATAACCAATTCGCTTCCTGATCCAGATGACGAACCGTTTCTGGAAACTGCCCTTGCAGGTCATGCTGCATGTCTTGTTACAGGAAATCAAAGCCATTTCCCTGCTGAGCTATGCCAAGGAATCAAAGTCCTTTCACCAAAAGAGTTTCTAATATTTTACAAAGAACAGCGAGTAGAGTAG